One part of the Sphingobium yanoikuyae genome encodes these proteins:
- the argB gene encoding acetylglutamate kinase, with amino-acid sequence MRARMTSNYAPDPALLAKAETLVEALPYMQRYAGKTFVVKYGGHAMGDPEAARDFAEDVVLMKAVGINVVVVHGGGPQIGAMLKKLGVESQFVNGLRVTDKETAQIAEMVLAGSINKEIVGWISGAGGRAVGISGKDGGLVLCEKVGHSRAPDPNSGIERHVDLGFVGDPVSVDRRILDTLTQDGIIPVVAPVGIGADGHTYNVNADTMAGAIAAELQASRFFLLTDVPGVLNKDKELLTDLDPAAIHALQVDGTITGGMIPKLETCVKAVESGVDAAVILDGRVPHAMLLEIFTDRGAGTLIRK; translated from the coding sequence ATGCGCGCGCGCATGACCAGCAACTACGCCCCCGATCCCGCGCTCCTCGCGAAGGCCGAAACCCTTGTCGAGGCGCTGCCCTATATGCAGCGCTATGCGGGCAAGACCTTCGTCGTGAAATATGGCGGCCACGCCATGGGCGATCCGGAGGCTGCACGCGACTTCGCCGAGGACGTGGTGCTGATGAAGGCGGTCGGCATCAATGTCGTCGTCGTCCATGGCGGCGGGCCGCAGATCGGCGCGATGCTCAAGAAGCTGGGCGTCGAATCGCAGTTCGTGAACGGCCTGCGCGTCACCGACAAGGAAACCGCCCAGATCGCCGAAATGGTGCTGGCCGGTTCCATCAACAAGGAAATCGTCGGCTGGATCAGCGGCGCGGGCGGCCGCGCGGTCGGCATCTCGGGCAAGGATGGCGGCCTCGTCCTGTGCGAGAAGGTCGGCCACAGCCGCGCGCCCGATCCCAATTCGGGCATCGAACGCCATGTCGATCTGGGCTTCGTCGGCGATCCGGTCTCGGTCGATCGTCGCATCCTCGACACGCTGACCCAGGACGGCATCATCCCGGTGGTCGCGCCCGTGGGCATCGGCGCCGACGGCCATACCTATAATGTCAACGCCGACACCATGGCCGGCGCGATCGCCGCCGAGCTTCAGGCGTCGCGCTTCTTCCTGCTGACCGACGTGCCGGGCGTGCTCAACAAGGACAAGGAATTGCTGACCGATCTCGATCCGGCGGCGATCCATGCGCTGCAGGTCGACGGCACCATCACCGGCGGCATGATCCCGAAGCTGGAAACCTGCGTCAAGGCGGTCGAGAGCGGCGTCGATGCCGCCGTCATCCTCGATGGCCGGGTGCCGCACGCCATGCTGCTGGAAATCTTCACTGATCGCGGCGCGGGCACGCTGATCCGCAAATAA
- a CDS encoding FIST N-terminal domain-containing protein, which produces MATGAGVRAGIGFASSHADDPFEAMADLVDQLGTEPLAGAVIFCSQHYDRDSLARAINLHSECTTVIGCTSSGELTDAGYDHDSLTVIGFPAADFCMTSHCFDDIDNFDPVAAREIVRALAAQAERDSRRLGGLVNHVALFLVDGLSHREELLTMTIQDALGDIPLIGGSSGDDLAFRQTAIFDGGRFHARAAVVAILSSTRPMHVFKAQHYQPGAAKMVITGAIPHERIVTEINAEPAAAEYLRLAGHAGEELGMEFFAAHPPMVRAGGEYHVRSIQSANADGSLTFYCAIDEGIVLNIGEPVDRIAGMRQLFSDLHARVGEVDRIIAFDCVLNRIDAEQRQISRDVSALYAGNRVIGFNTYGEQYHALHVNQTFSGLAIGR; this is translated from the coding sequence ATGGCGACAGGCGCAGGGGTAAGGGCAGGGATAGGGTTTGCGTCCTCCCATGCCGACGATCCGTTCGAGGCGATGGCGGATCTGGTGGATCAACTCGGCACGGAGCCGCTGGCCGGCGCCGTGATCTTCTGTTCCCAGCATTATGACCGGGACAGCCTGGCGCGGGCGATCAACCTGCACAGCGAATGCACCACCGTGATCGGTTGCACCAGCTCGGGCGAACTGACCGATGCGGGCTATGATCATGACAGCCTGACCGTGATCGGCTTTCCTGCGGCCGATTTCTGCATGACCTCCCATTGTTTCGACGACATCGACAATTTCGATCCGGTCGCCGCGCGCGAAATCGTGCGCGCGCTGGCGGCGCAGGCGGAACGGGACAGCCGCCGGCTGGGCGGGCTGGTCAATCATGTCGCGCTGTTCCTGGTCGACGGCCTCTCGCACCGGGAGGAATTGTTGACCATGACGATCCAGGATGCGCTGGGCGACATTCCGCTGATCGGCGGATCGTCCGGCGACGATCTCGCCTTCCGCCAGACCGCGATCTTCGATGGCGGCCGCTTCCATGCCCGCGCCGCCGTGGTCGCGATCCTCTCCTCGACCCGGCCGATGCACGTCTTCAAGGCGCAGCATTATCAGCCTGGCGCCGCCAAGATGGTGATTACCGGCGCGATCCCGCACGAACGCATCGTGACCGAGATCAATGCAGAGCCGGCCGCGGCCGAATATCTGCGCCTGGCCGGCCATGCCGGCGAGGAGCTGGGGATGGAATTTTTCGCGGCGCATCCGCCGATGGTCCGGGCCGGCGGCGAATATCATGTCCGCTCGATCCAGAGCGCCAATGCGGACGGCAGCCTGACCTTCTATTGCGCGATCGACGAGGGGATCGTCCTCAACATCGGCGAGCCGGTGGATCGGATCGCCGGCATGCGCCAGCTCTTCTCCGACTTGCACGCCCGCGTGGGCGAGGTGGACCGGATCATCGCCTTCGACTGCGTGCTCAACCGCATCGATGCGGAGCAGCGCCAGATTTCGCGCGATGTCTCTGCCCTCTATGCCGGCAACCGGGTCATCGGCTTCAACACCTATGGCGAGCAATATCATGCGTTGCACGTCAACCAGACCTTCAGCGGATTGGCGATCGGCCGATGA
- a CDS encoding GNAT family N-acetyltransferase — protein sequence MDFRDASPADAPLIAAMHVDSWRIAYAHIMDPAYLAGGIEAERLATWTQRLEHPAPGQRIIIAERDGQPMGFTCIIGGADDRWGTLVDNLHALPAARGTGLGTALLARGAQWAIEGWPQTGLFLWCYSDNLAARGFYASRGGVEVEDWDKPGPDGRTLPEKRIYWADPAILLR from the coding sequence ATGGATTTTCGTGACGCCTCCCCCGCCGACGCCCCGCTGATCGCCGCCATGCATGTGGACAGCTGGCGCATCGCCTATGCCCATATCATGGACCCGGCCTATCTGGCGGGCGGGATCGAGGCCGAGCGGCTGGCCACCTGGACGCAGCGGCTCGAACATCCGGCGCCGGGACAGCGCATCATCATCGCCGAACGGGACGGGCAGCCGATGGGCTTCACCTGCATCATCGGCGGGGCCGATGATCGCTGGGGCACGCTGGTCGACAATCTCCACGCCCTGCCTGCCGCGCGCGGCACCGGTCTTGGCACGGCATTGCTGGCGCGCGGGGCGCAATGGGCGATCGAGGGCTGGCCGCAGACCGGCCTGTTCCTGTGGTGCTACAGCGACAATTTGGCCGCGCGCGGCTTCTATGCCTCGCGCGGCGGGGTCGAGGTCGAGGATTGGGACAAGCCCGGCCCGGACGGCCGGACCCTGCCGGAAAAGCGCATCTACTGGGCTGATCCGGCAATCCTGCTCCGATAA
- a CDS encoding DUF3422 domain-containing protein, giving the protein MVAERRFTEHALRPQVVGEMQLRREPALTVPARMIQLVRLLDADARTAELAAVSAMPGDLRPGHDSRHRETRLGADIHLHWEQHSEASTVTLVRGGSDPVGWDFPDAADARAAIAWAEYLPGAVIRAVRLAIVADEGAAAELVASAGFPAGQLVTCHVGGGARIWTDFRIHDDGYGRMVVAANGLLPGDLARCVQRLQELGNYRNLALLGLPPARTAWADLDWLEQALEQVGRALAAGEVRDDVLLGRLIQLSADILSIDSGCAYRMSATAAYGRIVASRLAELDVVPIAGHRSLADFTERRLWPAVRTCAALTDRLALLNGRAAQFTALLRTRIETHIENQNGRLLASMDRSARMQLQLQQLVEGLSTVAVSYYALGLLSYPLKAVEKHWPRLSATLLLGLAMPFVALLVFHLIHGARSRLVSRDRPAEPAT; this is encoded by the coding sequence GTGGTGGCTGAGCGGCGCTTCACCGAACATGCGCTGCGCCCGCAGGTGGTGGGCGAGATGCAATTGCGCCGCGAACCTGCGCTGACGGTCCCGGCACGGATGATCCAGCTTGTCCGCCTGCTCGATGCGGACGCGCGCACGGCCGAACTGGCGGCCGTGTCCGCCATGCCGGGCGATCTGCGTCCAGGGCATGACAGCCGCCATCGCGAGACCCGGCTGGGCGCCGACATCCATCTTCACTGGGAGCAGCATAGCGAGGCCAGCACGGTCACCCTGGTGCGCGGCGGCAGCGATCCGGTCGGCTGGGATTTTCCCGATGCGGCCGACGCCCGTGCCGCGATCGCCTGGGCCGAATATCTGCCGGGTGCGGTGATCCGCGCCGTGCGGCTGGCGATCGTCGCGGATGAAGGCGCCGCCGCTGAGCTGGTGGCCAGTGCCGGTTTCCCGGCGGGCCAGCTCGTCACCTGCCATGTCGGTGGCGGCGCGCGCATCTGGACCGATTTCCGCATCCATGATGATGGCTATGGCCGGATGGTGGTGGCCGCCAACGGCCTGCTGCCCGGCGATCTTGCCCGCTGCGTCCAGCGGCTGCAGGAACTGGGCAATTATCGCAATCTGGCGCTGCTTGGCCTGCCGCCCGCGCGCACGGCCTGGGCCGATCTCGACTGGCTGGAACAGGCGCTGGAGCAGGTCGGCCGGGCGCTGGCCGCCGGCGAGGTGCGCGACGATGTGCTGCTGGGCCGACTGATCCAGTTGTCCGCCGACATATTGTCGATCGACAGCGGCTGCGCCTATCGGATGAGCGCGACCGCCGCCTATGGCCGGATCGTCGCCAGTCGCCTCGCTGAACTGGATGTCGTGCCGATCGCCGGTCATCGCTCGCTCGCCGACTTCACCGAAAGGCGGCTCTGGCCTGCCGTGCGCACCTGCGCGGCGCTGACCGATCGGCTGGCGCTGCTCAACGGCCGCGCGGCGCAGTTCACCGCCCTGCTGCGCACCCGGATCGAAACCCATATCGAGAACCAGAATGGCCGCCTGCTCGCCTCGATGGACCGCAGCGCGCGGATGCAGCTCCAGCTTCAGCAACTGGTTGAGGGGCTGTCGACGGTTGCCGTCAGCTATTATGCGCTTGGCCTGCTCTCCTATCCGCTCAAGGCCGTGGAAAAGCACTGGCCGCGCCTGTCCGCGACGCTGCTGCTGGGGCTTGCCATGCCATTCGTCGCATTGCTGGTCTTCCACCTGATCCACGGCGCCAGAAGCCGGCTTGTTTCGCGTGACAGGCCGGCGGAACCCGCTACATGA
- the adh gene encoding aldehyde dehydrogenase: MLQQALDKFAGQTLIRDRYDNYIGGQWTAPAKGQYFDNISPVTGQVVCQVARGTAEDIEAALDAAHAAKDAWGKMSSTQRSNILLKMADRMEANLDLIALAETIDNGKPIRETTHADIPLAIDHFRYFAGCARAQEGSISEIDHDTIAYHFHEPLGVVGQIIPWNFPILMAVWKLAPALAAGNCIVLKPAEQTPMSVLVLAEIIGDLLPPGVLNIVNGFGVEAGKPLASNKRIAKIAFTGETTTGRLIMQYASENLIPVTLELGGKSPNIFFEDVMDADDDYFDKCLEGFAMFALNQGEVCTCPSRALIQESIYEKFIERAIARVKAIKQGSPLDPSTMIGAQASNDQLEKILSYIAIGKEEGAQVLTGGDRATHDGELADGFYVTPTVLKGHNKMRIFQEEIFGPVLAVTTFKDEAEALAIANDTLYGLGAGVWTRDGARAYRMGRGIQAGRVWTNCYHAYPAHAAFGGYKQSGIGRENHKMMLDHYQQTKNLLVSYSPKALGFF, encoded by the coding sequence ATGCTGCAACAGGCGCTGGATAAATTCGCCGGCCAGACCCTGATCCGCGACCGCTACGACAATTATATCGGCGGCCAGTGGACGGCACCGGCCAAGGGCCAGTATTTCGACAATATCTCGCCGGTCACCGGCCAGGTCGTGTGCCAGGTCGCGCGCGGCACGGCGGAGGATATCGAGGCCGCGCTCGACGCCGCCCATGCCGCCAAGGACGCCTGGGGCAAGATGTCGTCGACGCAGCGGTCCAACATCCTGCTCAAGATGGCCGATCGCATGGAGGCCAATCTCGACCTCATCGCGCTCGCCGAGACGATCGACAATGGCAAGCCGATCCGCGAGACCACCCATGCCGACATTCCACTCGCCATCGATCATTTCCGCTATTTCGCCGGCTGCGCCCGCGCCCAGGAAGGATCGATCAGCGAGATCGACCATGACACCATCGCCTATCATTTCCACGAGCCGCTGGGTGTCGTCGGCCAGATCATCCCCTGGAACTTCCCGATCCTGATGGCGGTGTGGAAGCTGGCGCCCGCGCTCGCCGCCGGCAACTGCATCGTGCTCAAGCCTGCCGAGCAGACGCCGATGTCGGTGCTGGTGCTGGCCGAGATCATCGGCGACCTGCTGCCACCGGGCGTGCTCAACATCGTCAACGGTTTCGGCGTGGAAGCGGGCAAGCCGCTGGCGTCGAACAAGCGGATAGCCAAGATCGCCTTCACCGGCGAGACCACGACCGGCCGGCTGATCATGCAATATGCGTCGGAAAACCTGATCCCCGTCACGCTGGAACTGGGCGGCAAGTCGCCCAACATCTTCTTCGAGGATGTGATGGATGCGGACGATGATTATTTCGACAAATGCCTCGAAGGCTTCGCCATGTTCGCCCTCAACCAGGGCGAGGTCTGCACCTGCCCCAGCCGTGCGCTGATCCAGGAATCGATCTACGAGAAGTTCATCGAACGGGCGATCGCGCGGGTGAAGGCGATCAAGCAGGGCAGCCCGCTCGATCCCTCGACGATGATCGGCGCCCAGGCGTCGAACGACCAGCTCGAAAAGATCCTCTCCTACATCGCGATCGGCAAGGAAGAGGGCGCACAAGTGCTGACCGGCGGCGATCGCGCCACCCATGACGGCGAACTGGCCGATGGCTTCTATGTGACGCCCACCGTGCTCAAGGGCCATAACAAGATGCGCATTTTCCAGGAGGAGATTTTCGGCCCGGTGCTGGCCGTCACCACCTTCAAGGACGAGGCGGAGGCGCTCGCCATCGCCAATGACACGCTCTACGGCCTGGGCGCGGGCGTGTGGACCCGCGACGGCGCCCGTGCCTATCGCATGGGTCGGGGCATCCAGGCCGGTCGCGTCTGGACCAACTGCTACCACGCCTATCCGGCCCATGCGGCCTTCGGTGGTTACAAGCAGTCGGGCATCGGCCGCGAAAATCACAAGATGATGCTCGACCATTATCAGCAGACCAAGAATCTGCTGGTCAGCTACAGCCCCAAGGCGCTGGGCTTCTTCTGA
- a CDS encoding DUF779 domain-containing protein, which produces MADCPARILATPAADALIARLTDQHGPLMFHQSGGCCDGSAPMCFPRGEFRVGPQDVLLGHVAGDVPVWIGAAQFEYWRHTQVTIDVVPGRGAGMSLESPEGQRFIVRSRVFTDAEADLLEAAGEPARGG; this is translated from the coding sequence ATGGCCGATTGTCCTGCCCGCATTCTCGCCACGCCCGCGGCCGACGCGCTGATCGCGCGCCTGACCGACCAGCATGGCCCGCTGATGTTCCACCAGTCGGGCGGCTGCTGCGACGGTTCCGCGCCGATGTGCTTCCCGCGCGGCGAGTTCCGGGTCGGCCCGCAGGATGTGCTGCTGGGCCATGTCGCGGGCGATGTGCCGGTGTGGATCGGCGCGGCCCAGTTCGAATATTGGCGCCATACCCAGGTGACGATCGACGTGGTGCCGGGGCGGGGCGCCGGCATGTCGCTCGAAAGCCCGGAGGGGCAGCGCTTCATCGTCCGCTCGCGCGTCTTCACCGATGCGGAGGCGGATCTGCTGGAAGCCGCTGGAGAGCCGGCGCGTGGTGGCTGA
- a CDS encoding hybrid sensor histidine kinase/response regulator: protein MSELRTALETDAELDALREEVRKLRKINGALMDRVERSTDMSANAFSMFETAISLEAKVRDRTLQLEDALGRLAKANADLAEAHADADAAQVRLRDAIESINEGFVLFDAEDRLILYNEAYLGFWPQVAERLDQNLTFHDIARIAAHSQGPAGAQVAPDRWVSDRLAKHGIADGGQVQRLADGRWIQINELRTSEGGIVGIYTDITEAKAEDARARARELAERNVVLQSTLDNLSEGVCVFDGSGQLAAWNDALRRLLALPENFAGALGSHAELQRWCRETLAMDDQGCLDWRGGGADQQAMVCLCTAGERHFELRSNAMADGGQVFGFTDVTDMLRAQASLQETAETLERRVSERTGELVDLNRKLEGEVAERRAIEAALIDAKIVAEKANLSKTRFLAAASHDLLQPLNAARLFVAALGDRRLALPTRALVNQTSTALDSVEDLLEALLEISRLDAGAIQPEIGPFRIDRLLQTLNVEFAPMARSAGLIFRIEAQPLWVETDLRLLRRILQNFISNAIRYTPRGTVSVACIQHDDRVEISVTDSGPGIAPEQQALIFEEFRRLDTRSQGKGLGLAIVKRASDMLGHPISLRSQPGQGATFAIALPIGQPQREEDGDTGQPTRDRSMRDLSVLVVDNEKQIQSGMRTLLTGWGCSVVTADGYDQAAALFADGRRPDIILVDYHLKDGETGDTVITRLHDHFGVRIPAVMISADRGEPLKTQLAAANIPLLNKPVKPAQLRALLRTMLA, encoded by the coding sequence ATGAGCGAGCTGCGCACCGCCCTTGAAACCGACGCGGAGCTGGATGCCCTGCGCGAGGAGGTGCGCAAGCTGCGCAAGATCAACGGCGCGCTGATGGATCGGGTGGAACGCTCGACCGACATGTCGGCCAACGCCTTTTCCATGTTCGAAACCGCCATCTCGCTCGAAGCCAAGGTGCGCGACCGGACGCTCCAGCTGGAAGATGCGCTGGGCCGCCTCGCCAAGGCCAATGCCGATCTGGCCGAGGCCCATGCCGATGCGGACGCCGCGCAGGTGCGCCTGCGCGATGCGATCGAATCGATCAACGAAGGCTTCGTCCTGTTCGATGCCGAAGACCGGCTGATCCTCTACAATGAAGCCTATCTCGGCTTCTGGCCGCAGGTCGCCGAGCGGCTGGACCAGAATCTGACCTTCCACGACATCGCCCGCATCGCCGCCCATAGTCAGGGGCCGGCCGGGGCACAGGTCGCGCCCGATCGCTGGGTGTCGGATCGCCTGGCCAAGCACGGCATCGCCGATGGCGGCCAGGTGCAGCGGCTGGCCGATGGCCGCTGGATACAGATCAACGAACTGCGCACCAGCGAAGGCGGCATCGTCGGCATCTATACCGACATTACCGAGGCGAAGGCGGAGGATGCCCGCGCCCGTGCCCGCGAACTGGCCGAACGCAACGTCGTGCTGCAATCCACGCTCGACAATCTGTCGGAGGGGGTCTGCGTGTTCGACGGCAGTGGACAGCTGGCCGCCTGGAACGACGCGCTGCGCCGGTTGCTCGCTTTGCCGGAAAATTTCGCCGGCGCGCTTGGCAGCCATGCCGAATTGCAGCGCTGGTGCCGCGAAACGCTGGCGATGGACGATCAGGGCTGTCTCGACTGGCGCGGTGGCGGCGCGGACCAGCAGGCGATGGTCTGCCTCTGCACCGCCGGGGAACGGCATTTCGAATTGCGCAGCAACGCGATGGCCGATGGCGGCCAGGTGTTCGGCTTCACCGACGTCACCGACATGCTGCGCGCCCAGGCCAGCCTTCAGGAAACCGCCGAGACGCTGGAACGGCGCGTGTCGGAACGCACCGGCGAACTGGTCGACCTCAACCGCAAGCTGGAAGGCGAAGTGGCCGAGCGCCGCGCGATCGAGGCGGCGCTGATCGATGCCAAGATCGTCGCGGAAAAGGCGAACCTGTCCAAGACCCGCTTTCTCGCCGCCGCCAGCCATGACTTGCTCCAGCCGCTCAATGCCGCGCGGCTGTTCGTCGCGGCGCTGGGGGACCGGCGGCTGGCGCTGCCGACCCGCGCGCTGGTCAACCAGACCTCGACCGCGCTCGACTCGGTTGAGGATCTGCTGGAGGCGCTGTTGGAAATCTCGCGCCTCGACGCCGGTGCGATCCAGCCGGAAATCGGCCCGTTCCGCATCGACCGGCTGCTCCAGACGCTGAATGTCGAATTTGCCCCCATGGCCCGATCGGCTGGCCTGATCTTCCGGATCGAGGCGCAGCCGCTCTGGGTCGAAACCGACCTGCGCCTGCTGCGCCGCATCCTCCAGAATTTCATCTCCAACGCCATCCGCTACACGCCGCGCGGGACGGTCTCGGTCGCCTGCATCCAGCATGACGACCGGGTGGAAATCAGCGTGACCGACAGTGGTCCCGGCATCGCGCCCGAGCAGCAGGCGCTGATCTTCGAGGAATTTCGCCGGCTCGACACCCGCAGCCAGGGCAAGGGGCTGGGCCTCGCCATCGTCAAGCGCGCCAGCGACATGCTGGGCCACCCCATCAGCCTGCGCTCGCAGCCGGGGCAGGGGGCGACCTTCGCCATCGCCCTGCCCATCGGCCAGCCCCAGCGCGAGGAGGATGGCGATACCGGCCAGCCGACCCGCGACCGGTCGATGCGCGACCTGTCGGTGCTGGTGGTCGACAATGAAAAGCAGATCCAGTCGGGCATGCGCACCCTGCTCACCGGCTGGGGATGCAGCGTCGTCACCGCCGACGGCTATGACCAGGCGGCCGCCCTGTTCGCCGATGGCCGCCGGCCCGACATCATCCTGGTCGACTATCATCTCAAGGACGGGGAAACCGGCGACACGGTCATCACCCGCCTGCACGATCATTTCGGCGTCCGCATCCCCGCCGTCATGATCTCGGCCGATCGCGGCGAACCGCTCAAGACCCAGCTCGCCGCCGCCAACATCCCTTTGCTCAACAAGCCGGTAAAGCCCGCCCAGCTGCGCGCGCTGCTGCGCACCATGCTGGCCTGA
- a CDS encoding queuosine precursor transporter, translating to MTSSPAPLTRSLFVFSILYGGMVCMAGVLGVKQVALGPLAVEAGIFAFLLLVIISSAVSELHGQKTATALVRLGFVPLLVSAALIHIVIALPYDPGMYPPAVDAFPIVVGQGSRMMLAGLISYGTSQTLNVFIFSRLAGGEGRLVWLRGMVASVVSQIVDTLLFITISFYGERPIMDLMVGQMITKVLLSIILVPPLISAAVALGRRLDR from the coding sequence ATGACTTCATCGCCCGCGCCGCTGACCCGCTCCCTCTTCGTCTTTTCCATCCTTTATGGCGGCATGGTCTGCATGGCCGGCGTGCTGGGGGTGAAACAGGTCGCCCTAGGGCCGCTCGCGGTGGAGGCCGGCATCTTCGCCTTCCTGCTGCTGGTCATCATTTCCAGCGCCGTGTCGGAACTGCACGGGCAAAAGACCGCGACCGCGCTGGTGCGGCTGGGCTTCGTGCCGCTGCTGGTGTCGGCCGCGCTCATTCATATCGTCATCGCCCTGCCGTATGATCCGGGCATGTATCCGCCCGCGGTCGATGCCTTCCCGATCGTCGTGGGACAGGGATCGCGCATGATGCTGGCGGGCCTCATTTCCTATGGCACGTCGCAGACGCTCAACGTCTTCATCTTCTCGCGACTGGCCGGGGGCGAGGGCCGTCTGGTCTGGCTGCGCGGCATGGTGGCCAGCGTCGTGTCGCAGATCGTCGACACCCTGCTGTTCATCACCATCTCCTTCTATGGCGAGCGGCCGATCATGGACCTGATGGTCGGGCAGATGATTACCAAGGTGCTGCTGTCGATCATCCTGGTGCCGCCGCTCATCTCGGCCGCGGTCGCATTGGGCCGTCGCCTCGATCGATAA
- a CDS encoding FAD/NAD(P)-binding protein, with protein sequence MFQVSHLVIVGGGFSGTLLAINLLRYGTMRVTLVERRPERLGKGVAFGSALPDHILNVRAGNMSAFPDQPGHFAQWLAETSGGSDASFATRATYGRYLSALLDKTRAEAGDRLDVIDDAAVDIRMTGDGCVVKLASGKMLAADAVALAPGNLPPHDLPPFRDKAPPLYVSEPWGADIAEGLTPSDKILLLGTGLTAVDCAQTLDSAGFRGSILALSRRGLVPHSHAPATPFPALRERPAAHCAGLVRTIRQRAEAVGWRRAVDELRPFTQDIWRAASPVERARFLRHARPYWDVHRHRIAPQVAERIAAMQASGRLRIAAGRIIGARDADQGLIVQWRPRGGEQAQEIRVARVVNCTGPLADLGRADDVLLRRLADRGAIRPDALAIGIDTNRQGHAIARDGSAQERLLVVGPMTRGAHWEIVAVPDIRRHSWDMARALTGAQWVEAEGL encoded by the coding sequence ATGTTCCAAGTTTCCCACCTGGTCATCGTCGGTGGCGGGTTCAGCGGCACGCTGCTGGCGATCAACCTGCTGCGCTACGGGACGATGCGGGTGACATTGGTCGAGCGGCGGCCCGAACGGCTGGGCAAGGGCGTCGCGTTCGGCAGCGCCCTGCCCGACCATATCCTGAACGTCCGCGCCGGCAACATGAGCGCTTTTCCCGACCAGCCGGGCCATTTCGCGCAATGGCTGGCGGAGACGAGTGGCGGGTCGGACGCCAGCTTCGCGACGCGGGCGACCTATGGCCGCTATCTTTCCGCGCTGCTGGACAAGACCCGCGCCGAGGCGGGCGACCGGCTGGACGTGATCGATGACGCGGCGGTCGACATCCGCATGACCGGCGATGGCTGTGTCGTCAAACTGGCGTCGGGCAAGATGCTGGCGGCCGACGCGGTGGCGCTGGCGCCGGGCAATCTGCCGCCGCATGACCTGCCGCCATTCCGGGACAAGGCGCCGCCGCTCTATGTGTCCGAACCCTGGGGCGCGGACATTGCCGAGGGGCTGACGCCGAGCGACAAGATATTGCTGCTGGGCACGGGCCTGACCGCGGTGGATTGCGCGCAGACGCTGGACAGCGCGGGCTTTCGCGGATCGATCTTGGCGCTGTCGCGGCGCGGGCTGGTGCCGCACAGCCATGCGCCGGCCACGCCCTTCCCTGCCCTGCGCGAACGGCCGGCCGCCCATTGCGCCGGGCTGGTCCGCACCATCCGCCAGCGGGCCGAGGCGGTCGGATGGCGCCGCGCGGTCGACGAACTGCGCCCCTTCACCCAGGATATATGGCGGGCGGCCTCCCCGGTCGAACGGGCGCGCTTCCTGCGCCATGCCCGGCCCTATTGGGACGTGCATCGCCACCGCATCGCGCCGCAGGTGGCCGAACGGATCGCTGCGATGCAGGCAAGCGGGCGGCTGCGGATCGCGGCGGGCCGGATCATCGGCGCGCGGGACGCCGACCAGGGACTGATCGTGCAATGGCGGCCGCGCGGCGGCGAACAGGCGCAGGAAATCCGGGTGGCGCGGGTGGTCAACTGCACCGGGCCGCTGGCCGACCTTGGCCGGGCCGACGATGTGCTGCTGCGCCGGCTGGCGGATCGCGGCGCGATCCGGCCCGATGCGCTGGCGATCGGCATCGACACCAACCGGCAGGGCCATGCCATCGCACGCGACGGCAGCGCGCAGGAGCGGCTGCTGGTGGTCGGGCCGATGACGCGCGGCGCCCATTGGGAGATCGTCGCCGTGCCCGATATCCGCCGCCATAGCTGGGACATGGCGCGCGCGCTGACCGGCGCGCAATGGGTGGAGGCGGAAGGGCTTTAG